In Haladaptatus cibarius D43, the sequence ACGCGGGGCGGCGTTCTCGACTGCGCGGACGAGCACCTGCACCGGGTTCTCCTCGGTGCGCTCGTGAACGATGTCGAACGCGTTGCGGACGATTTTCATCGTCTGCTGTTTCTTGCCCGTGTTCTCTTCCGTCTGCATGAGACGGTTGATGAGACGCTCGACGATGCTGACTTCGCTCTTCTGGAACTGCTTTCCAGCGTGGCGGCCCATCGTGTGCGCAACGGGCGTCACCGAAATGTAGCGTTCCGTGCTCGGGTCGCTGAATTCGATGTTCGTCACGTCCCACGTGCCGAACAGTTCAGCAACGGCACCTTCGCCTTCCGTTCCAACGTGTGCGTCGGGTTCTGGTTGTTCTTCGTCTGCACTCATGATTTATCGCACCGGTTTTTCCGCATTGCCACGAACCAGTTCTTCCATGCTCACGCCGTTGACTTTCTCGACTTTGTAGTTGA encodes:
- a CDS encoding 30S ribosomal protein S7, producing the protein MSADEEQPEPDAHVGTEGEGAVAELFGTWDVTNIEFSDPSTERYISVTPVAHTMGRHAGKQFQKSEVSIVERLINRLMQTEENTGKKQQTMKIVRNAFDIVHERTEENPVQVLVRAVENAAPREETVRLKYGGISVPKAVDVAPQRRVDQSLKFIAEGAHGASFKTATDAEEALAQQLIGAADYDVQAYAINQKEEKERVAAAAR